The Arachis ipaensis cultivar K30076 chromosome B07, Araip1.1, whole genome shotgun sequence genomic interval NNNNNNNNNNNNNNNNNNNNNNNNNNNNNNNNNNNNNNNNNNNNNNNNNNNNNNNNNNNNNNNNNNNNNNNNNNNNNNNNNNNNNNNNNNNNNNNNNNNNNNNNNNNNNNNNNNNNNNNNNNNNNNNNNNNNNNNNNNNNNNNNNNNNNNNNNNNNNNNNNNNNNNNNNNNNNNNNNNNNNNNNNNNNNNNNNNNNNNNNNNNNNNNNNNNNNNNNNNNNNNNNNNNNNNNNNNNNNNNNNNNNNNNNNNNNNNNNNNNNNNNNNNNNNNNNNNNNNNNNNNNNNNNNNNNNNNNNNNNNNNNNNNNNNNNNNNNNNNNNNNNNNNNNNNNNNNNNNNNNNNNNNNNNNNNNNNNNNNNNNNNNNNNNNNNNNNNNNNNNNNNNNNNNNNNNNNNNNNNNNNNNNNNNNNNNNNNNNNNNNNNNNNNNNNNNNNNNNNNNNNNNNNNNNNNNNNNNNNNNNNNNNNNNNNNNNNNNNNNNNNNNNNNNNNNNNNNNNNNNNNNNNNNNNNNNNNNNNNNNNNNNNNNNNNNNNNNNNNNNNNNNNNNNNNNNNNNNNNNNNNNNNNNNNNNNNNNNNNNNNNNNNNNNNNNNNNNNNNNNNNNNNNNNNNNNNNNNNNNNNNNNNNNNNNNNNNNNNNNNNNNNNNNNNNNNNNNNNNNNNNNNNNNNNNNNNNNNNNNNNNNNNNNNNNNNNNNNNNNNNNNNNNNNNNNNNNNNNNNNNNNNNNNNNNNNNNNNNNNNNNNNNNNNNNNNNNNNNNNNNNNNNNNNNNNNNNNNNNNNNNNNNNNNNNNNNNNNNNNNNNNNNNNNNNNNNNNNNNNNNNNNNNNNNNNNNNNNNNNNNNNNNNNNNNNNNNNNNNNNNNNNNNNNNNNNNNNNNNNNNNNNNNNNNNNNNNNNNNNNNNNNNNNNNNNNNNNNNNNNNNNNNNNNNNNNNNNNNNNNNNNNNNNNNNNNNNNNNNNNNNNNNNNNNNNNNNNNNNNNNNNNNNNNNNNNNNNNNNNNNNNNNNNNNNNNNNNNNNNNNNNNNNNNNNNNNNNNNNNNNNNNNNNNNNNNNNNNNNNNNNNNNNNNNNNNNNNNNNNNNNNNNNNNNNNNNNNNNNNNNNNNNNNNNNNNNNNNNNNNNNNNNNNNNNNNNNNNNNNNNNNNNNNNNNNNNNNNNNNNNNNNNNNNNNNNNNNNNNNNNNNNNNNNNNNNNNNNNNNNNNNNNNNNNNNNNNNNNNNNNNNNNNNNNNNNNNNNNNNNNNNNNNNNNNNNNNNNNNNNNNNNNNNNNNNNNNNNNNNNNNNNNNNNNNNNNNNNNNNNNNNNNNNNNNNNNNNNNNNNNNNNNNNNNNNNNNNNNNNNNNNNNNNNNNNNNNNNNNNNNNNNNNNNNNNNNNNNNNNNNNNNNNNNNNNNNNNNNNNNNNNNNNNNNNNNNNNNNNNNNNNNNNNNNNNNNNNNNNNNNNNNNNNNNNNNNNNNNNNNNNNNNNNNNNNNNNNNNNNNNNNNNNNNNNNNNNNNNNNNNNNNNNNNNNNNNNNNNNNNNNNNNNNNNNNNNNNNNNNNNNNNNNNNNNNNNNNNNNNNNNNNNNNNNNNNNNNNNNNNNNNNNNNNNNNNNNNNNNNNNNNNNNNNNNNNNNNNNNNNNNNNNNNNNNNNNNNNNNNNNNNNNNNNNNNNNNNNNNNNNNNNNNNNNNNNNNNNNNNNNNNNNNNNNNNNNNNNNNNNNNNNNNNNNNNNNNNNNNNNNNNNNNNNNNNNNNNNNNNNNNNNNNNNNNNNNNNNNNNNNNNNNNNNNNNNNNNNNNNNNNNNNNNNNNNNNNNNNNNNNNNNNNNNNNNNNNNNNNNNNNNNNNNNNNNNNNNNNNNNNNNNNNNNNNNNNNNNNNNNNNNNNNNNNNNNNNNNNNNNNNNNNNNNNNNNNNNNNNNNNNNNNNNNNNNNNNNNNNNNNNNNNNNNNNNNNNNNNNNNNNNNNNNNNNNNNNNNNNNNNNNNNNNNNNNNNNNNNNNNNNNNNNNNNNNNNNNNNNNNNNNNNNNNNNNNNNNNNNNNNNNNNNNNNNNNNNNNNNNNNNNNNNNNNNNNNNNNNNNNNNNNNNNNNNNNNNNNNNNNNNNNNNNNNNNNNNNNNNNNNNNNNNNNNNNNNNNNNNNNNNNNNNNNNNNNNNNNNNNNNNNNNNNNNNNNNNNNNNNNNNNNNNNNNNNNNNNNNNNNNNNNNNNNNNNNNNNNNNNNNNNNNNNNNNNNNNNNNNNNNNNNNNNNNNNNNNNNNNNNNNNNNNNNNNNNNNNNNNNNNNNNNNNNNNNNNNNNNNNNNNNNNNNNNNNNNNNNNNNNNNNNNNNNNNNNNNNNNNNNNNNNNNNNNNNNNNNNNNNNNNNNNNNNNNNNNNNNNNNNNNNNNNNNNNNNNNNNNNNNNNNNNNNNNNNNNNNNNNNNNNNNNNNNNNNNNNNNNNNNNNNNNNNNNNNNNNNNNNNNNNNNNNNNNNNNNNNNNNNNNNNNNNNNNNNNNNNNNNNNNNNNNNNNNNNNNNNNNNNNNNNNNNNNNNNNNNNNNNNNNNNNNNNNNNNNNNNNNNNNNNNNNNNNNNNNNNNNNNNNNNNNNNNNNNNNNNNNNNNNNNNNNNNNNNNNNNNNNNNNNNNNNNNNNNNNNNNNNNNNNNNNNNNNNNNNNNNNNNNNNNNNNNNNNNNNNNNNNNNNNNNNNNNNNNNNNNNNNNNNNNNNNNNNNNNNNNNNNNNNNNNNNNNNNNNNNNNNNNNNNNNNNNNNNNNNNNNNNNNNNNNNNNNNNNNNNNNNNNNNNNNNNNNNNNNNNNNNNNNNNNNNNNNNNNNNNNNNNNNNNNNNNNNNNNNNNNNNNNNNNNNNNNNNNNNNNNNNNNNNNNNNNNNNNNNNNNNNNNNNNNNNNNNNNNNNNNNNNNNNNNNNNNNNNNNNNNNNNNNNNNNNNNNNNNNNNNNNNNNNNNNNNNNNNNNNNNNNNNNNNNNNNNNNNNNNNNNNNNNNNNNNNNNNNNNNNNNNNNNNNNNNNNNNNNNNNNNNNNNNNNNNNNNNNNNNNNNNNNNNNTCTGAAGGAGAGGAAGTTGTTGAGGGTCTATGGATTTGCTGCATAATCGACGAAAAAAGGATGACAAATCCGCCAGGACAGAAGACACTTGGAGAGGCAATGCATTCCTTAACGCGATTGGAAGTAGATATTCCATTAGAATGTGACAGTCGTGGCTTTTCAGCCCCGACAACTTGCGCTGTCGTAAATCCACGCAGCGGGAAATGTTGCTAGCGTATCCATCTGGAAAGACTACGTTCTTGATAGTCCGCAGAAAGAGCTCCTTCTGTGGATTGGTCATAGTAAAGATGGCAGATGGGTACTTTCCATCTTCCCGTGGCCACAAATCATGCTTGATTCCCATCGACTGGAGGTCTCTTCGAGCTTTAATGTGGTCTTTAGACTTACCTTTCTCGTTCATTATGGTGAATACTATGTTGTCACAGacattcttctctatgtgcatgacaTCAAGGTTGTAACGCAATTCATTGTTCTCCCAATATGGCAGCTCAAAGAATATACTCCTCTTCTTCCAAGGAGACTCGTCTTGCATGGGAGTTTGCTGTCCGCATGTCCTTTTCCCCGTAACCGATTGCACCTTGCCAAATTGGACATGCACACCCTCTAACTGCCCGAGAATGTCTCTACCGGAGACTCTAATAGGCGGACCTCTATCCTCTAACTTTCCATCAAAGGAGTACCGGTCTTTTCTGTATTTGTGGCCATGATTCAGAAAGCGACGATGACCCATGAAACACCATTTCTGGCTGTGTGTAAGGCGTTTAGTTTCAGCATCCAAATTGCACGCAGGACAAGCTCTCCCACCGTACGTGTTCCACCCAGATAAGTTCCCCAAGCCTGGAAAATCACTGATTGTCCACATCAACGCAGCTTGCATCTTGAAGGTTTTTTTCTCGACTGCATCATAAGTTTCAACACCCCTCCATAATTGCTTCAACTCGTTGATTAACGGCTCTAGGTACACGTCTATGTCATTTCCAGGCATTTTAGGACCAGCAATAATCATAGAGAGGATGAACGAAGTGGGTTTCCGCGTCTCTCACCGTGATGGATCCAAAATGTGTAAGTAGACGGGAAAGGGTTGATCACCAAGTGATCGAACGCATCCTCTCTATTTTGTAAGAGGCGGAAACCACACTTCGGACATGGACAACGTATCATCCCATCAGATGATGCATTGGCAAATGCAAAATCTAGGAATCTGGTCAAACCGTCCCTATATTCTGCACCAACTCGTGATTTTGAAATCCAGCTCTTATCGATATCTAGTTTATTGAGAAAATTGGAACGACGACAAATCGAAAAATAAAGTCGGACCACGAGAAAAAAGTAAGTAATTAACACTTGATATAGAATTGGCAATTGATTGTTAAACCGAATAATAAAACCTTTAATTACTAGCATACAGGATAATACACAGGCACCAGAAATGTAGGAGAAATTTGCTTACTCATTGAAAAATGCTGCACTTTCAAACGCAAAAATACTGGAAGAAAGAAACTCTGGGTCCGATGCCAAATatttgaaatgaaaaataaaattccttccttaaaaaagaaaaagaggaatattatattaatatgagaaataaaaaaatgagaaattagTATAGCATTAAAATATACTGTATGAGTTGGCGAAGGCACTAATATAGAAATGGAAAGGGGTAAGTCAAAATGGTAAACAACCATTCATCAACCAATTGAGTTGCGTATATAATGTGGTCAACAAGACAACCGCAAATGTTACTTGATCATTACTCACTCAAGTTTAAGTTCAGAGAAAGTCAGAATTTAACTCCGAGAATTAGAGGAAACATTTAACAATGGTAACCAAGATATTGATAAGCTGATGAGAGATCTTGAGATTAAAACCATGGAAAATAAACATTCATAACAGATATCAAACTATCAAATATAAACCACTTTACTGCAAAATAAACTCTAGCTCTAGCCAAATGTGACGAGGCCTTGGCACATggtaaacaaaaatgaaaaaaaagattgGAGACAGTCCAACGCATTTGAGAGACGAACGGCAGCAGCTCCCTCGAACAGCAGCGCTCTGGAAAAGGGGCTGGTGTTTTAGCGCAGCTAACACCCGGTTCTCTTGTAGTGCGagtaaagtaaataaaaaatcaagATAATGATATCTTAAAAATAAAATGTCAATAGTAAAATACACATTCGAAAATAATGTAAGAATGAAACATGGTTCAATTGACCATAAAGTACAAAAGATTTACTTGATATGACTAATAAGATCCTAGGTCATGACTAAACTCATCACATAATTTATGAAACTACTACTACACTACAAGAGAGGCGGAGAATAGCGGCCAAAAATTACCAACCTTTTACCTAACCGCCGCAAATTTCATGGATACCAGCAATTGATTTTCATGTGCCGCTAATCAGGATCTTTATCATCATTTATCCTATCTCTCTTTTATCTTATAACTAATAATTCCCCTAAAGCTGTAGAAAGCGGCGAACTGAGATTGGTAGCGCGCGAAGCCCTGATGGTGCTGCTCCACTGTGCGCCACTGCTGCCCAGCTATCCTCCTCTCTCCGGTGTCGACCTTTCGCCTCTCCTCCACAGCGTGAAACCCCTACTCCCTCCCTCCTCCAGGGTGCGCGAAATCCCTAATCTCTGATCCACCCTGCGCCTCTATGGGGTTGTGGAGTCGCGCGGCTGCCATCCGTCTGTCTCTTCCCGGCGTCGACCTTTCGGCTCTCCTCCACAGTGCGCGAAACCCCTGCTTCCTCCTCCACGGTGCGCGAAATCCCTAATCTGAAAACATCAAATATGTTTATATTCTATGAGAACCTTCTTTCATTCTATTCACTCTGTATTcaatttctcatcccttgccGATTTATTTGTATTTGGTACCTAGGGATAATTAGACTTGGTATATTCTGTTGTGAACATTGTGAATATTGTGTCGGCTATTTAGGGTTTAGTTACTTAATGCTGCTACTGATGTTTTTCTGTTTTGATAAGTTGTTGCTGCTACTGACTGTTGTATATATACTTGGTAAATTTTCATGTCACCTAACAATTTGTTCTGCCTTTGGACTGTTATTTATTTTGTTGCTGTCAACTTTCTTTGTTGTTAGTTTTTTAGGTCTGTTGTTAATTTTATAGAACTAGAATTGTTGAAATTTTACATTATTCAGAACTGTGTAAGTGTGCTAGTGTTTGcctaattgaaaattgaaaattagaTACTAAATTGATATATATCTTGAAGTTGTCAATTTAAGTTGGTACTAACATTATTTTCTCAAAAATTGGAGCTATTTGTCATCAATTAAGAGTGTGCTCTACATATTGTAATTTGGTTATTCAACTTAGGGAAGTCTGTAACCATCCTAACCTCTTAGAGTCTGCCTTTGATGGTTCATGTAAGTACCATGCTATTAGAGGTTCTATTGGTTTGGTGCTTTATGGTTCTCAACTAAGCTGTGTTTTGCTTTCTTAGGGCTTTATCCTCCTGTAAATGAGATAGTTGAATAATGTGAAAAATTTCGTTTGCTTGAACGGCTGTTGGAAAGGTTATTTGCAAGGAAACACAAAGTATGTTCACCAATTATGTGATTGTTTCTCAAtacattattttattttccctAAGCTGTTATGGTTATTTGTGTTTGCCAGTTGCTTTTAGGTTTTGATATTCAGTCAGTGGACCAAAGTGTTAGACATACTGGATTACTATTTTAGTGAGAAAGGCTTTTAAGTTTGTGAAATTGATGGTAGTGTTAGACATACTGCATTAGCATGAGCCGTTAATCTAGATTTATTTGTTGTTCTTGTTATAAGTTTTATATACTTCTTTAGATTTTTAATCCAATAATCTAGATTTATTTATTGCTCTTATTATAAGTTTTATATACTTCTTTAGATTTTTAATCCAAGTTGTacaatttattaatattaatttataGCATGGTTGTCTGCAAATTTTATTCCAAATTGTGCTCACATGCTGATTATATTAATTTTGTTGCTCACATGCTGATCATATAGTGGACCAAATTTTATATACTTCTTTAGATAAATTCAGCACTTTATGAGTTCTGATATAATTATGCAACATGGCTGGCACATTTTACGATATCATCTTTTGCTAAAACTCAGCTGTTATAAACCATGCTTATCTTTCATTTGAATCCATGTACATTATACACtggattttctttctttcttcttgtattattattactattttgttAATTTATCTTTTAACTTTTTCAGTTTGTTACTTAATCAGGGAAATCAAGGTATCAAAGACAAGCAGTGGCAGAAAGCCATTGGAGTCTTGCAGATTAATCACAAAAGTGATTACTTTTAGTTAGCTATGTTATTTAGTTGGCATTTAAGAAAAGGGACAAAAGATTTTATTTCTCTTACTAGACAATTAGATAGATGCCTTTCCTATCTTCACCTTTTCTATAGTCTTTATTTATTATGTAATTTCGGTCTGCTCACAGAGGGGAACTCAATTTTAATGATGATTTTGTTGTATTAGCCTGAATATAAATGTTTGTAGATTTGCTACACTTCTTTGGCAATTAAAGCAAGTGTTTCAGgtgaattttcttttcaaatttttactttcatttaaaaaaaatcacataATTAATCTTAAACCTTCCAAGTGTTTACCTAGATGTATTTATCCTGTGTTTAAACTGTGCTAGTTTGGAACACTATATGGGTCTTCTTTTGTCagctatatatattttaatttcttgaccaaacgtgtgtatatatatatatgcctatCCCATGATAGTTACCTTGGGACATAATTTGCCAGTTTCTCGTGCATTAGGGATTGACTTCTCAATCAACCACCAGGCCAGGCCACCATTCTCTGTTTTTAATAGGtacataattaatattaatttttcacattatattatttatatatcacATTATATTGGATGCCGTTCCTAGGCCTCTGGATGATGCTTCTGACCCCTCAAGACCAATTGAATTCTTGGTTAACCATAGCCAGCCTCAGCAATAACTCTGTGACACCATTTGCAACTTAACTACCATCAGTACCTCTACCGGTATTCTTCTTTTTCCATTTTCTTACGATTTATCCAAAGATATAGTAGGCAAATATCCTGCCAATTTGGTATCTGCAATTCAACATGTCTTTAATTATGTCCATTCCATTTGCCACAAAAGAACTTGAATTGTTCACTTGATTACAACTTAATATTTGGAACATTATTTATAGTAAGTGCCATGAAGCAGAGATGACAGGAGGACTAAGTCGCTCACCcgttatattatttatatatcatAACGACAATGATAGTGGGGATCTTATATTTATATCCAATGcacattatattatttatatattatttatatatcatAACAGACAGATGTTGATTACCTCAATAAGGAAAATGGCCATCAGAGGGATGCTGGGTCCACTGCATCAACAGCTATGGTGTTGGGCGACCGAATTCTTGTTACAAATGTTGGCAATTCCAGAGTAGTTACATCCAGAGCTGGTACAGGTTGGTACTGTGTCACTTATGTGCGGGATTTATCTGAATTTGGTGTTGAGTGAAAGGGATTATTCAGTGTATTTCTTTTAGCCCAATTTTGGTGATATGCTTGTCAAATACATAGTATTTCTTTGCACAATACAGTTTGGAAGATTAGAAGTTGCAAAGGTTTGTTCTTGTAATGCCTGCAAAGAGATATTAGTTGGCTTGTAAAAGTTGTTAACTTGGTTAATTTCTATATTTGTGTTTCACTTGCTATTTCATGCCATGAATAATTTTTGCCCTCTTTCGCTGCAGAGTATTGCAACAGAAATGCAGAGTGAGTCTAAATGGAAGCAGATGGGAGAATTAGCTATGTCTAATGGAAGGGTACTTTTTATGttatttgaaacttaaattgtaTATCTCCAACACCTAAGCTGAATTTCATTTCTAACTATCCATGTCAAAATATTCTGAAGTGAGTGCCTTGTTGTCTTGCAGTTAGATATGGCTGAGGATTGTTTGAATCATGTGATGGATTTGAGCGAGTTATTACCATTGTATTCTTCTTTAGGAGAAGCTGAAGGAATATCAAAATGTGTTTTTTTGGCTAGTTGTAGAAAAAATTAGGTAGCTTTGtggagaaattattttttttactataatAGTGAAGATTGTGGGGGTTATAAacatttgctattttttttttttaaaaaaaatgcatgCTGAATTGCGGCGGTTCCTGACCGCCACAACTTTTTTTTAAAACCTGTTTTTCAAAtagcggcggtttaaaaccgccgcaaatAACTCATTCCATTTAGCGGCGGTTATACCAGCGGTTGCTGGAAACCGCCGCTAAAACAATTGCCCGCGCCACTATCCAGGGTGGTTTACTTAACCGCCGGTCTTTGATTTTGCGGCGATTTAAAACCGCCGCTAATAATAAAAAAACCGCCGCAATGTCTATACTCTCTTGTAGTGCtaaacctaaaaaaaaaattgttgaaagAATTATATGATTACGTGACATAATATGAAATGATCTGATGTGATGTACTGGAAAGAATTATATGATTTTGTGATGTACTAAAATTGTGTATCATGACACACTTACTTTTTCATTGATACGAACAAGCACATCGTCTAGCTCCAAATGTTTATTAGCTGGACCGCCTGGCACCTAAACAAGCCAAGGATTAAGCCCAAAAAATTTGAATGGATTTCACCCCATAAAAGATTAAAATTCTGAGTAACAATATGCTTATCGCAGAGTCCACAACTAGCATTTCAGTTTCACTAGATGGAGAAGAATGACGTACCATCTACATTATTCATAAACAGGGTACTTATTCAAGGCATATTTAAATGAAACTGCTACCAAGAGAGGTTGCCTGTATCATATTTTACacaaattagaaataaaaaagagattGCTCAATTCCAAAGGAAACACCAATTTGAGAAATAAGAGaaagaatttttaaattatttctcCCAAtgttaaaagagaaaaataagagcAAACAAGTAGTAAGCAAATAGAAGACAAAACAAATTAAGATGTCAAAAAAACATGACGAGTGAGAAACTCTACAGTTATATTCATCCGTAATGAGCAGCAtataaaatatacaataaaaagAATGATGTGATATTACTAAATTATAATGGATAAAGTGTCTACAATCATCACACACTCCTATATGTAAAAGATTTGATGAGCAGACAAGTTGATTCAAAAGTCAAAGAAAAACTTGTAAATAAGATTGGTAAAATTTGTGAAGGTCTCAACTAAATTCTATTATCATAAGGTAAAAAAGTGAtactgtaagacccagaacttttgaaggATCTTATTAGGAGctgatttttaatatatttattattagagattttatttttagaaattatttcatTGAGAATGATTAATCAATCTCAATGAAATAATTTCTGAAAGTAAAATctctaataataaatatattaaaaatcagCTCCTAATAAGATccttcaaaagttctgggtcttacagatACAAATGACAAACCTGAAGTGTAGCACTGGTATAGAAACTGCCTTCCATTTATCAACATATGTTTCACTGCCCTTTTGAATAAATCTCAATTCCCTCACTATCTGAAAAGTATATAATTGTGTTTAGTTgcccaaaaatccaaaaaacctaTATCATATTTTCAATTAAGTAGAAAATGATCATGTATGCTATAGATCAGGTCTAGACTAAGATCAATAAACATTAACAGAATCAGATTAATATGCCAAATTAAGATTAGCTATACCTTAAAGAAAATAATCCACAATAATAAATAAGATAGAGAATCTTGTAGCACATTACCATCTTGAGAATCAATATACATGAAGACATGGCATTAATCTCAGCCCAAAAAATTCCTAAAGACAACAATAGAGGAAACATTTCCATCTTAAGAAAAGACATAGTTCTCAACATCTCATAACacttgtttcttctttttttttttttattgtacaaAACAAATTAAAACACCAAAATATAATTGAATATGATTAATGGACATGTTGAAAAAGGACTTAAACAGCTAACAAAGTGAGAATTATTGGCTTGGGAAAGCATAAAAATTATCAAACCGTTAAATAATCAATTAAagcaattatatattttaatgcaATCATACTCCTTTATTGTACTAGCTGGCTAGTTTTATAACACATTAGAAGTCAGAATCAAACCCAACaacaattttgaaaattaacaagaaaaaaaacGCAACTGAAGAATTAGGGATGAGCGCTTACTGGAGATGAGAAGGCGAGCCAGCAGAAGATCTGAACCGACGATGACGACGAGGACAGGTCCGGGCTTCACGAAGAGGGCAGAGACGGCATCGCGAGCAGCAACTCCGAAACGGCCTTCTAGCGACACGAGGAGATAAGCAGACCTTCGACGGCGAGAGCTGCTACAGGCGAGGGCTGCGTGAGGTGAGAGCGTCCAGAGGCAAGTGCTTCGACGGCTGGAGGGCATAGGGAGTCAGAGCTGAGGGTTAGGGCTGGTGGGGAGTGTATAACGAAAGAGGGTTTTTCAAAGGGGGAGTAGTATATATGATGGTGTTAgtgttttaataataataataataggatcAACGTCTTGATTAGTGGCGGTTGTTCAAGAAATAGCCGCTAATCAATCAGACTCTGCGGCACATGATGTCAATTGCTGCGATTTCTGATATTTGTGGCGATTAGATAAACGGCCGGAATTTTTTAGCCGCTATCCTCTGCCTATCCTGTAGTATATTAAAACTTGttaattaaattctttttaagtattttttttgttaaaaagtatatatttttaaatattttttgtttaccGTGCAatgaattataaaatatttaattttttttaacaaatatcTTAAAGATACATTAAGAGTactgtaaaacccggttaattaatgataaattaacccataaattaaaatatattttagaaaataagaaATGAGTTTTTTTATGGTCTAATacgatagagaaaattaaaacgagaatttcgacactaattttaaaaaaatcggcccaaaattgggccaaacggaccaaacCGATTGAACTGGgcccaaaatgggcccaaggcccaacccattcAGCCAAGACACATTAAATGGGCCATGCTTTCCTCTCTCCTTCAGCAAAAACACGCTGAAGCACTtggagaagaggaggaagagcaCTCCATGAAACATAAACCCTTGGTTATcttcaattgatcataacttttgatccggagtttcgattgacgagtcgtttgcgACCACGCGTCGGGTTCGTCGAgatcttcaattctatctaaacAAAACTGTAAGTAatgttaggtaccagacaaatgacacagcaaaatatagagatgaaaaattagaaatttgtataaaatatggaaacaattgaataactttctttgagaattacaacttctctctattACAAGGAGATTACAATAACactctcttgacaaaaggagaacacacttctctctctatatataggagaaaactactcaaagaaatattatgttattctatctggatgacttgattgaaatgaattaaagaaaaactcaatttataggtgagtctcttcaatatgaaccatccgtcaattagaggtatataattcttctctttttcaaccactaaaattctaaggttataaactaagattgtttattacctctcattttatttagttattatttatttatatattttctaaaattagctttactaattttcacaatctcccacttaaagctaattttgataaattttcaaaattcatgttgctcaTGTATTCCATAGGCCGCATGAGGATCTACACCATTCAAACTTTTCTGTGTTGATTGGTTTTGTCATGGCATCTGCTAGGTTATCTTTAGTGTGAATCTTCTGCATATCAACActtccttcttctactacttcccgAACAAAGTGATATTATACTCcaatgtgttttgttcttgaaTGAAAGGCAGGATTCCTTGCAATGTGCAAGGCACTCTGACTATCACAATACACAGAAATCTTCTGTTGTTTGTGCCCGAGTTCTTCTATCAACCTTTGGATCCAAAtagcttccttgcatgcttgtgtagCTGCCATATATTCAGCTTCTATAGTAGATAAAGCTACAACAGTCTGTAATTTAGATAGCCAGCTCACAGCTCCTCCTGCAAGTGTAAATACATATCCTGTAGTAGATTTTCGTTTATCAAGATCACCTGCAAAATCTGAGTTGacatatccattgacaatgaattccGATCTTCCAAAACATAATGCAACATTCGAGGTTCCTTTGATGTATCTCAAGATCCTCTTAACAACATTCCAATGCTCTTTACCCGGATCTGCCATGAATCGACTTACCACCGCAACTGTTTGAGCGATATCTGGTCTTGTACAGATCATGGCATACATAAGGCTTCCCACCGCTGATGCATACGGTACTCGAGACATTTTCATCCTCTCTGCTTCACTACTAGGGCACATACTTGAGGATAATTTGAAATTCATCAGAAGTGGGGTTGAAATTGGCTTACATTCTTGCATATTGAAGCGTTGCAAGATTTTCTTCAAATAATTCTTTTGTGATAGCCAAATCTT includes:
- the LOC107607981 gene encoding uncharacterized protein LOC107607981 isoform X1, translated to MGLWSRAAAIRLSLPGVDLSALLHSARNPCFLLHAICHQLRVCSTYCNLVIQLREVCNHPNLLESAFDGSFCYLIREIKVSKTSSGRKPLESCRLITKVITFS
- the LOC107607981 gene encoding uncharacterized protein LOC107607981 isoform X3; amino-acid sequence: MGLWSRAAAIRLSLPGVDLSALLHSARNPCFLLHAICHQLRVCSTYCNLVIQLREVCNHPNLLESAFDGSWLYPPVNEIVE
- the LOC107607981 gene encoding uncharacterized protein LOC107607981 isoform X2 is translated as MGLWSRAAAIRLSLPGVDLSALLHSARNPCFLLHVSRALGIDFSINHQARPPFSVFNRPLDDASDPSRPIEFLVNHSQPQQ